A region of Vicia villosa cultivar HV-30 ecotype Madison, WI unplaced genomic scaffold, Vvil1.0 ctg.000279F_1_1_2_unsc, whole genome shotgun sequence DNA encodes the following proteins:
- the LOC131626262 gene encoding uncharacterized protein LOC131626262, translating into MAPPKPPNPSSKEILEEALQMSSLHLNNAMAETQEQMDVRFAQVHEDIAKQVGQLHTRLENDKIEEESKYQALMAALQKISIQKEPQTAVHTHSAHAGGSTSGIQPSSLSFGSPTLTHVSTPTQSPINHTATPNHSAVRPTAAHTFAPTQPTISIHPHSHVLHPPFVPYPPYTPQSVFAPFSQPDPYHNLAHIPPLPPIRSPKLDLPLFDGSNPLEWLFQADQFFSFYNLPPENRLSLISFYMKGDALGWFKWMHHNHLLTDWLSFTRALELRFGPSTFENHQAELFKLKQTGSVMEYQTKFEQLGNQVVGLPPLAILNCFISGLNIDIQHELAILKPTSISQAIGLAKLIESKLKETKQKFIKPFSSNYQKPTPTNPNTQNFKPQTPSTQPNPNLQNNSNSQQPRFPIRKLTQAQLQERRAQGLCFNCDEKFITGHKCSTNRFFILLAEEEGVMVEPENENMEEHSMEAEFKDTYFQLSPQALTGHYHPQTLKFKGKIQGLSVMVLVDTGSTHNIMQPRIAHHLNLHTTPINQFSVMVGNGSHLQCEGICNNVQIFLQNKPFTLPFYLLPIEGADIVLGMAWLRTLGPIQADFSIPSLTFQHQNTPLTLTGDPSSTPTNTTFHQLRQLIHTDAIASFHLLLMEPIQQPPQTNEPNISTPSNQNPLPLPLTTLLTKFQSIFQQPKGLPPSRPHDHHITLLPNTPPINVKPYRYPHTKKDTMTKMIQEMLQEGTIRPSTSPFSSPVLLVKKKDGTWRFCVDYRALNAVTVKDRFPIPTIDELLDELNSATIFSKIDLCSGYHQIRLASEDTYKTAFRTFDGHYEFLVMPFGLTNGPSTFQSAMNDLLRPYLRKFVLVFFDDILIYSPNFEDHLTHLQVIFELLAKQAFFVKLSKCVFAAVQIEYLGHIISAGGVAPDSNKIKAIVDWPAPRSLSTLRGFLGLTGFYRRFVKNYATLAAPLTDLLRSTKFTWSTEAAQAFTELKQKMTTMPVLTLPDFTKEFTIETDASGVAIGAVLSQEGHPIAYFSKKLCPRMQASSVYVREMFAITESVKKWRQYLLGQRFHIYTDQKSLRDMLLQRIQTPEQEKWTAKLQGFDFEISYKPGRSNLVADALSRKLEPATPVLLVLSSPLPDLLQTLKQFYTQDSVGQNLMQLAIAEKKNPAFKVNQGLLYYNNRIFIPEIDDLRLQLMKEYHQTPTAGHSGVKATLARLRASFCWPGVYLNVKEMVKNCSTCQHNKYDTQKKKGLLQPLPIPKQVWEEITMDFITNLPSSCGHTTIWVICDRLTKYVHFLPLPTHFSAKDLANRFTVEVFRLHGSPKTIVSDRDPLFLSKFWKEFFRNHGTTLQYSTSYHPETDGQTEVVNRSLETYLRCFVGDHPRTWHKFLHLAEYWFNTSVHSAINMTPFKALYGRDPPGIMDYVQSSVSDSTLDEALHQQQQILTQLKDHLRKSRATMEKQANKKRQDVTFTEGDFVLMKLQPYRQQTVHRRQSQKLSQRYFGPFRIIKRTGNVTYLLDLPSSSRIHPIVHVSLLKAYHGKPPSMGFQPSSPPDLITFEAEGSPVSRTGTTSGLREKEKGPSLTEENKKSLCDGTSLNSVEKYQMQEQMGLSGKQRVLITSDTLASTNSGYDKSTLGSPNVSLPLSNTASCLVPAPSCNAHARVPQGCPTARDSPTFSNKQSQPLLQIRPYPLEISHAPMLSPHVTTDFPFSRCPIQNSGPTVVRSSPHTNVVYPNQTSLNLEDKVPYGPQSNVMKKSKPKRIMKQPVWLKDFILKQ; encoded by the coding sequence ATGGCTCCTCCAAAACCTCCAAACCCCTCTTCTAAAGAGATTTTAGAAGAAGCTTTACAAATGTCCTCATTACACTTAAACAATGCTATGGCTGAAACACAAGAGCAAATGGATGTAAGATTTGCTCAAGTTCATGAAGATATTGCCAAACAAGTGGGTCAGCTGCATACAAGGTTAGAGAATGACAAAATTGAAGAAGAATCAAAATACCAAGCTCTTATGGCAGCTCTGCAGaaaatttccattcaaaaagaacCCCAAACTGCTGTCCATACCCATTCTGCACATGCTGGTGGCAGCACATCAGGTATACAACCCTCTTCTTTATCTTTTGGGTCACCTACTTTAACCCATGTGAGCACACCCACCCAATCACCCATTAATCACACTGCTACACCTAATCATTCTGCAGTTCGGCCAACCGCAGCCCACACATTCGCACCCACTCAGCCAACAATTTCTATACACCCCCATTCACACGTTTTACACCCCCCTTTCGTCCCTTATCCTCCATACACCCCCCAATCTGTTTTTGCCCCTTTTTCCCAACCAGATCCATATCATAACCTAGCCCACATACCACCCTTGCCACCTATTCGCTCACCCAAGCTGGACCTACCCCTTTTCGATGGATCTAACCCTTTAGAATGGTTATTTCAGGCTGATCAGTTTTTTAGCTTTTATAATCTACCACCCGAAAATcgtttgtctttaatttctttttatatgaAGGGAGATGCATTAGGCTGGTTTAAGTGGATGCATCATAATCACTTGTTAACAGATTGGTTATCTTTCACAAGAGCTTTAGAATTACGTTTTGGTCCTTCTACTTTTGAGAACCATCAAGctgaattatttaaattaaagcaAACAGGATCTGTTATGGAGTACCAAACGAAATTTGAACAGCTTGGCAATCAAGTGGTGGGACTGCCACCTTTGGCAATTCTAAATTGTTTTATCTCAGGTTTAAACATAGATATTCAGCATGAATTAGCTATCCTAAAACCCACATCTATATCCCAAGCCATTGGACTTGCCAAATTAATCGAGTCTAAACTCAAAGAAACCAAACAAAAGTTCATTAAACCCTTCTCATCAAACTACCAAAAACCAACACCTACCAACCCAAACACCCAGAATTTTAAACCACAAACACCTTCAACCCAACCCAACCCTAACCTTCAAAATAACTCCAACTCACAACAGCCCAGATTTCCTATACGCAAACTAACCCAAGCCCAACTACAAGAACGACGAGCCCAAGGCCTTTGTTTTAATTGTGATGAGAAATTCATCACGGGTCATAAATGCTCTACAAACAGATTTTTCATACTCTTGGCTGAGGAAGAGGGAGTGATGGTTGAACCAGAAAATGAAAACATGGAAGAACATTCAATGGAGGCAGAATTTAAGGATACTTATTTTCAGCTATCCCCCCAAGCTTTAACCGGTCACTATCACCCACAAACACTAAAATTCAAAGGCAAAATCCAAGGGTTATCGGTGATGGTTTTGGTTGACACGGGTAGCACTCATAACATTATGCAGCCTAGAATTGCTCATCACCTAAATTTACATACAACCCCAATCAACCAATTTTCTGTTATGGTGGGAAACGGATCTCATCTCCAATGTGAGGGAATTTGCAACAATGTTCAAATCTTCCTTCAAAACAAACCTTTTACCCTTCCATTCTATTTGTTACCTATTGAGGGTGCGGATATCGTTCTAGGTATGGCTTGGCTTCGAACCCTTGGACCCATTCAAGCTGATTTTTCAATTCCCTCCCTCACCTTTCAACATCAGAATACCCCACTAACCCTCACCGGCGACCCCAGCTCAACACCCACAAATACAACTTTCCACCAACTCCGCCAACTTATTCACACCGATGCCATTGCCTCTTTTCACCTATTACTCATGGAACCCATCCAACAACCCCCCCAAACAAACGAACCCAATATTTCAACTCCATCTAACCAAAACCCTTTACCACTCCCACTCACCACCCTTTTGACAAAATTTCAATCTATTTTCCAACAACCAAAAGGCTTACCACCATCTAGACCGCATGACCATCATATAACCCTTCTCCCAAATACACCACCCATCAATGTGAAACCTTACCGTTACCCACACACAAAAAAAGACACCATGACCAAAATGATTCAAGAAATGCTCCAAGAAGGTACCATCAGACCTAGCACTAGCCCCTTCTCATCCCCTGTTTTATTAGTCAAAAAGAAAGACGGGACTTGGCgattttgtgttgattatagagcaTTGAATGCTGTGACTGTAAAGGACAGATTTCCCATACCCACTATTGATGAGCTTTTAGACGAACTTAATTCAGCCACAATTTTTTCCAAGATAGATTTGTGTTCAGGATACCATCAGATCAGATTAGCATCAGAAGACACGTATAAAACAGCTTTTCGAACTTTTGATGGGCATTATGAATTTCTTGTAATGCCCTTTGGCCTAACAAATGGGCCTTCTACTTTCCAATCGGCTATGAATGACTTACTCCGCCCCTACTTAAGAAAATTTGTACTTGTTTtctttgatgatattttaatttacagTCCTAATTTTGAAGATCATCTAACACATTTGCAGGTTATTTTTGAGTTATTGGCTAAGCAAGCTTTTTTTGTGAAGTTATCTAAGTGTGTTTTTGCCGCAGTTCAAATTGAGTACCTAGGACACATCATTTCAGCCGGCGGTGTTGCACCGGATTCAAACAAAATTAAAGCCATTGTTGATTGGCCAGCACCACGTTCACTCTCGACACTCCGCGGCTTTTTAGGTCTCACCGGTTTTTATCGACGATTTGTCAAAAATTACGCCACACTCGCCGCTCCCCTCACCGACTTGTTACGTTCCACTAAATTTACATGGAGTACAGAGGCTGCTCAGGCCTTTACAGAGCTAAAACAGAAAATGACAACCATGCCGGTATTAACACTGCCGGACTTTACAAAGGAATTTACAATAGAGACTGATGCTTCTGGCGTCGCCATTGGCGCTGTTCTATCCCAGGAAGGCCATCCAATTGCGTATTTCAGCAAGAAACTTTGCCCACGCATGCAAGCTTCATCGGTCTATGTAAGGGAAATGTTCGCCATCACGGAGTCAGTCAAGAAGTGGCGGCAGTATCTCTTAGGTCAACGGTTTCACATCTACACGGATCAAAAGAGTTTAAGAGATATGTTATTACAACGCATACAAACTCCAGAACAAGAAAAATGGACGGCTAAGTTACAaggatttgattttgagattTCATACAAACCTGGAAGATCGAATCTTGTTGCAGATGCCTTAAGTCGTAAACTGGAACCAGCAACACCAGTCCTACTTGTCCTGTCTTCACCTTTGCCAGATTTACTCCAGACCTTGAAACAGTTTTATACACAAGACAGTGTGGGTCAGAATTTGATGCAGTTAGCAATAGCAGAGAAAAAGAACCCAGCATTCAAGGTGAACCAAGGATTATTGTATTACAATAACAGAATTTTCATACCGGAAATAGATGATTTAAGACTTCAGCTCATGAAGGAATACCACCAGACACCAACTGCAGGTCATTCAGGCGTGAAGGCTACGTTGGCCAGATTAAGGGCATCATTTTGTTGGCCAGGTGTGTACCTCAATGTGAAAGAAATGGTTAAAAACTGTTCAACATGTCAACATAATAAATATGATACTCAGAAAAAGAAGGGTTTGCTCCAACCATTACCAATTCCGAAACAAGTTTGGGAAGAAATAACTATGGACTTTATAACAAACTTACCTAGTTCATGTGGCCACACAACGATCTGGGTAATTTGTGACCGTTTGACGAAGTACGTTCATTTTCTCCCACTGCCAACTCACTTCTCCGCAAAAGATCTGGCAAATAGATTCACAGTGGAAGTCTTTCGCCTCCATGGCAGCCCAAAGACTATAGTTTCAGATCGTGATCCCCTGTTCCTAAGTAAATTTTGGAAGGAGTTTTTCAGGAACCATGGAACGACTCTGCAATACAGTACCTCATATCATCCAGAGACCGACGGACAAACGGAAGTAGTAAATCGTTCATTAGAAACGTACCTACGCTGTTTTGTGGGAGATCACCCTCGCACTTGGCATAAATTTCTTCATTTGGCAGAATATTGGTTCAACACTTCAGTTCATTCAGCTATCAACATGACTCCTTTTAAGGCCCTTTACGGTAGAGATCCTCCGGGCATCATGGACTATGTTCAGAGTTCTGTTTCAGACTCCACACTTGACGAAGCTCTACATCAACAACAGCAGATTTTAACGCAGTTAAAAGACCATTTACGGAAGAGCAGAGCAACGATGGAGAAACAGGCTAATAAAAAGAGACAGGATGTTACCTTTACGGAAGGAGATTTCGTTTTGATGAAGCTTCAACCGTATCGGCAGCAAACAGTCCACCGCCGTCAGTCTCAGAAGTTATCTCAAAGGTACTTTGGCCCTTTTCGTATCATCAAACGCACCGGGAATGTTACATATTTACTCGATCTACCGTCATCTTCCCGGATTCATCCCATCGTCCACGTGTCACTACTGAAAGCATATCACGGAAAACCACCGTCAATGGGTTTTCAACCAAGTTCTCCGCCGGATCTCATCACTTTCGAAGCAGAAGGTTCACCTGTTTCACGAACCGGAACCACTTCTGGGCTTAGAGAGAAAGAAAAAGGACCTAGTTTGACTGAAGAAAATAAGAAGAGTTTGTGTGATGGAACTAGTTTGAACTCGGTGGAAAAATATCAAATGCAGGAGCAAATGGGTTTAAGTGGTAAACAAAGGGTACTTATCACTTCAGATACTTTGGCAAGTACAAATTCCGGTTATGACAAATCTACCCTTGGAAGTCCCAACGTCTCTCTCCCTTTGTCCAATACAGCCAGCTGTTTGGTACCTGCACCCAGCTGTAACGCGCATGCGCGTGTTCCCCAAGGTTGTCCCACTGCTCGAGATAGTCCCACTTTTTCCAACAAGCAATCTCAGCCCTTGCTTCAGATTCGCCCTTATCCCTTGGAGATTTCCCACGCCCCAATGTTATCTCCTCATGTGACCACCGATTTTCCCTTCAGTAGATGCCCAATTCAAAATTCTGGGCCCACGGTTGTTCGTTCCAGCCCACACACAAATGTT
- the LOC131626264 gene encoding uncharacterized protein LOC131626264 gives MISNSEGDFEYDSEPEDDYEAEVESDSKVGFEDDSESKDDSEVEVESDFEGEFEDESESDDDYDVEGESNSDLGSDDDLESGGQISEDESESEVTLTETLKVIQTLMIQNLVVKYLKVVFLEEG, from the coding sequence ATGATTTCTAATTCAGAAGGAGACTTTGAATATGATTCAGAACCAGAAGATGACTATGAAGCTGAAGTCGAGTCTGATTCTAAAGTAGGTTTTGAAGATGATTCAGAGTCAAAAGATGACTCTGAAGTTGAAGTCGAGTCTGATTTTGAAGGAGAATttgaagatgagtcagaatcagatgatgattatgatgttgAAGGTGAATCTAATTCTGATCTAGGTTCTGATGATGATCTAGAATCTGGTGGTCAAATATCTGAAGATGAATCTGAGTCTGAGGTGACTCTAACGGAGACTCTGAAAGTGATCCAGACTCTGATGATCCAGAATCTGGTGGTCAAATATCTGAAGGTAGTGTTTCTGGAGGAGGGCTAG